One genomic segment of Chelonia mydas isolate rCheMyd1 chromosome 1, rCheMyd1.pri.v2, whole genome shotgun sequence includes these proteins:
- the SPRY2 gene encoding protein sprouty homolog 2 has protein sequence METRAQNGSGSQSLLQVRHDGGRQQGDSDLRDVLTQQVHVLSLDQIRAIRNTNEYTEGPTVAPRPGVKPAPRPASQHKNERPHGLPEHRHLTRVQHAPVHSSSRAPLSRSISTVSTGSRSSTRTSTSSNSSEQRLLGSSSGPVADGIIRVQPKSEFKSSELKPLSKEDLGMHAYRCEDCGKCKCKECTSPRTLPSCWICDKQCLCSAQNVVDYGTCVCCVKCLFYHCSNDDEDNCADNPCSCSQSHCCTRWSAMGVVSLFLPCLWCYLPAKGCLKLCQGCYDRVNRPGCRCKHSNTVCCKVPSIPPRNFEKPT, from the coding sequence ATGGAGACAAGAGCTCAGAATGGCAGTGGGTCCCAGTCTTTGCTACAGGTTCGGCATGAcggtgggaggcagcagggagactCTGACCTGAGGGATGTTCTGACACAGCAGGTTCATGTGTTGTCACTGGACCAGATCAGGGCCATCCGAAATACAAATGAATACACAGAGGGACCTACAGTGGCTCCACGACCAGGGGTTAaacctgcccctcgtccagcaaGCCAGCACAAAAACGAAAGACCTCATGGCTTGCCTGAACATCGTCATCTTACCAGGGTCCAACATGCACCGGTACATTCTTCCTCCCGGGCACCCTTGTCCCGTTCCATCAGTACGGTCAGCACTGGTTCACGGAGCAGTACAAGGACAAGTACAAGCAGTAATTCATCTGAACAAAGACTTTTAGGATCATCTTCTGGGCCAGTGGCTGATGGGATAATCAGGGTGCAGCCCAAGTCTGAGTTCAAGTCAAGCGAGCTGAAGCCCCTGAGCAAAGAAGACTTGGGCATGCATGCCTATAGGTGTGAGGACTGTGGAAAATGTAAGTGTAAGGAGTGCACTTCTCCAAGGACCCTACCATCCTGTTGGATCTGTGACAAGCAGTGTCTTTGCTCAGCCCAGAATGTGGTTGATTATGGGACTTGTGTTTGCTGTGTGAAATGCCTCTTCTATCACTGCTCTAATGATGATGAGGACAACTGTGCTGATAACCCATGCTCTTGCAGTCAGTCACATTGCTGCACTAGATGGTCTGCCATGGGTGTTGTATCCCTCTTTTTGCCTTGCTTGTGGTGTTACTTACCAGCCAAGGGTTGCCTTAAATTGTGCCAGGGGTGTTATGACCGGGTAAACCGGCCCGGATGCCGCTGTAAACACTCAAACACAGTTTGTTGCAAAGTTCCCAGTATTCCCCCCAGGAACTTTGAAAAGCCAACATAG